A region from the Brassica napus cultivar Da-Ae chromosome C8, Da-Ae, whole genome shotgun sequence genome encodes:
- the LOC106367830 gene encoding lipase-like PAD4, giving the protein MEECRFETSELQASFMMSTPLWSNSWILCIAADSAGNIQIQHVAGIMYVALPKVEMNQPGNLVDLEVVGDGLFSALSSSLPSGEPPLMVNGAIRDLFVSSGRLIQSQITQGLEVEETKQVVITGHSTGGALAALTALWLLSQPSPPPFRLLCISFGSPLLGNLSFSSSVSRSRLAHKFCHVVSVHDHVPRGNDDRFWPFGTYLFCSDSGGLCLDNADSVRGMFRILNSTGTPNIEEHQRYGHYVSTLSHQFLISRSFRGGRISDNSYEAGGALAVESLGFSNDQPSGVSVKECIETATTISRAPILRSSELAIELGNVVPYRLEIQWYKDSCEASPKKLGYYDNFKNFSNQRELRVNMSRAKLAKFWDGVFEMVEMNELPFDFHLGKKWVYASQFYQLLAEPLDIAYFYKYTYSRTTGHYMKSGNRPKRYEVIDKWWKARGEPHKEKRARTRYASTTQDTCFWAKLEEAKECLDDLTCESSDAQKQTLLWKKIYEFERYSATLVKMKEVSKDVLATNSSYTVWVEKLREFNKLKVSNGVVDKSDAMET; this is encoded by the exons ATGGAAGAGTGCCGGTTCGAGACGAGCGAGTTACAGGCTTCGTTCATGATGTCGACTCCTTTATGGTCCAACTCATGGATTTTATGCATCGCCGCTGATTCCGCAGGAAACATTCAGATCCAGCACGTCGCAGGAATCATGTACGTTGCTTTACCGAAGGTGGAGATGAATCAACCTGGGAATCTTGTGGACTTGGAAGTTGTCGGAGATGGTCTTTTCTCAGCCTTGTCCTCATCGTTGCCCTCGGGTGAGCCTCCTCTTATGGTCAACGGTGCAATACGTGACCTTTTTGTTTCATCGGGGCGCCTTATTCAATCACAG ATCACACAAGGATTGGAAGTGGAAGAAACTAAACAAGTAGTAATTACAGGACATTCAACTGGTGGCGCGTTGGCCGCACTCACTGCACTTTGGCTTCTCTCACAACCTTCTCCGCCGCCATTCCGCCTCCTCTGCATCAGCTTCGGCTCTCCTTTGCTCGGAAACCTATCTTTCTCTTCCTCAGTCTCCCGGTCACGTTTAGCCCACAAGTTCTGCCACGTGGTCTCCGTCCACGACCACGTTCCCAGAGGAAATGATGATCGGTTCTGGCCCTTTGGAACCTATCTCTTCTGCTCCGACAGTGGAGGTCTTTGCTTAGACAATGCTGATTCAGTTCGTGGGATGTTTCGTATACTCAACTCGACAGGAACTCCAAACATTGAGGAACATCAAAGGTACGGACATTACGTGTCCACACTCTCTCACCAGTTTCTTATATCTAGAAGCTTTCGTGGTGGACGTATCTCAGACAATAGCTACGAAGCTGGTGGTGCATTAGCTGTCGAGTCTCTAGGCTTTTCAAATGATCAACCAAGTGGTGTGTCGGTCAAAGAATGCATAGAAACCGCTACAACAATTAGTCGTGCACCAATTCTGAGATCGAGTGAGTTAGCTATTGAACTTGGTAATGTCGTCCCATACAGACTAGAGATTCAGTGGTACAAAGACAGTTGTGAGGCGTCACCAAAGAAGCTCGGTTACTACgataacttcaaaaacttttcaaatcaaAGAGAGTTAAGGGTGAACATGAGTCGCGCAAAGCTAGCTAAGTTTTGGGACGGCGTGTTTGAAATGGTGGAGATGAATGAGTTACCTTTTGATTTCCATCTTGGGAAGAAATGGGTATACGCATCGCAGTTTTATCAACTTTTAGCCGAACCACTAGACATTGCATACTTCTACAAGTACACGTATTCAAGGACGACGGGTCATTACATGAAGAGTGGGAACAGACCCAAAAGGTATGAAGTGATTGATAAGTGGTGGAAAGCAAGAGGAGAGCCTCATAAAGAGAAGCGTGCGAGGACTCGATACGCTAGCACTACGCAGGATACTTGCTTTTGGGCTAAGCTTGAGGAAGCAAAAGAGTGTTTGGATGATCTGACCTGCGAGAGTAGTGATGCACAGAAGCAAACTTTGTTATGGAAAAAGATTTATGAGTTTGAGAGATACTCCGCTACATTGGTGAAGATGAAGGAAGTTTCGAAAGATGTATTGGCGACAAACTCGAGTTACACTGTGTGGGTGGAGAAACTAAGAGAGTTCAACAAGTTAAAAGTGAGTAATGGAGTTGTTGATAAGAGTGACGCAATGGAGACTTAG